A region of the Thiomicrorhabdus sp. genome:
CAGAAGTATAGAGCCAAATCTCTGAATCTTGTATGCTCTCCAATGTATCGCTTAACCACTGATCGCTAATCTCGGTATTTGAATCTTTCACACCTTGAATAACTTTATCAATCTCAACCGACTGAATCTGATTCTGACTTTCTAAAGAATGCGGTAGATCATCACTAAGAACCATAAGTTCTGGCATATCGACTTTTAAATTAGATAAGGTTTTATCTGCCAAATTAGGAGGTAAAACAACACGACCTTTTTGCATGGCAACGGCTAATAAAGCGATAAGAAAATGGTGTCGCTGCTGGTATAGCAACAATAAAGAAAAGTGTGAATTATGATTTTTATCGAAAAGAAGTTTGCGGAATTGCTCCGCAGCTAAAAACACTTCTTTTCGAGTTAAGGCTTTCTCTTCATTTTGATGAAGTATAAATGGCTCTGACAACCAAGCCTGGTGAAAACCTTCCTGAGATTGACTTGATAAATGAGGTAAGAGCATTACTGAAAATAATCAGCTCTTTTTATTTTTTTGAACATAATCAGTTAATGAAGCAACTGATGAAAAAATCTCATTAACATTTTCATCCCCTGCACCGATTTTAACGCCATATTTCTTACTCAATTCCAAGGAGATTTCAAGTGCATCAATCGAGTCTAAACCTAATCCATTTGTAAAAATTTGATCATCAGGTTTAATGTCTTGGGCTTCAATATCTTCAAGGTTTACAGCTTCTATAATCAACTCCGCTATTTCAAGCTGCTCAGATGTTAATGCCGACATAATTTTGTTCCTAACTATTTAACTAATTTTTAAAGATGCATATTATACAAGAAAACAGTATAAACACGCATAATAAAGCTCTAATGTACTCAAGGTTTATTCATTAAAACAGAGACAATATAGTGTTTATTGGTAGGCTTTTTTAAACCATTCCTTAGTTTCCAAATTGATAGACTTAATATCCTTATCAGAAACACCATTCAATTTTTTTACATAGACTTCAACTACACCTGGTTTTTTGATAAAAGTACCTTTAGGCCAAAATTCACCCGCATTATGGGCAACCAAGTACACTGGTACATTTTCTTGCTTAGCTAAAATTGCACCGCCTGAATTAATATCAGATTCTTCTCCGGGTTTAATACGAGTACCACCTGGAAAGATAACAACCCAAAAATTATTTACTAAAGCTTTGTGTCCCTCTTTTTTTACTTTTTTTATCGCTTCAAAAGTTTTATTTCGATCAATTAAAATGGATTCAATAATGACCAAAATAAGACCAAAAAAAGGTATGTGTTTAAGCTCTTTTTTTACAACATTGATTTGTAAAGGAAAAATAGAATGAAATGCTAATGCTTCCCAAGTCGATTCGTGTCTAGATAAAATGATACTTGCTT
Encoded here:
- a CDS encoding phosphopantetheine-binding protein → MSALTSEQLEIAELIIEAVNLEDIEAQDIKPDDQIFTNGLGLDSIDALEISLELSKKYGVKIGAGDENVNEIFSSVASLTDYVQKNKKS
- a CDS encoding lysophospholipid acyltransferase family protein is translated as MILAIRSLLFYLGHYSNVVVFATIGLMLQVLPLKRRLQFMRLGVRISLIWLRLTCNIKHVVHYDDSLVEDQASIILSRHESTWEALAFHSIFPLQINVVKKELKHIPFFGLILVIIESILIDRNKTFEAIKKVKKEGHKALVNNFWVVIFPGGTRIKPGEESDINSGGAILAKQENVPVYLVAHNAGEFWPKGTFIKKPGVVEVYVKKLNGVSDKDIKSINLETKEWFKKAYQ